The nucleotide sequence GAGCactcatttattaatttgtagaacaTCGTTTTATTCTCGACCTATTTCAAACCAATGaatgtgtgtttttgtttaattCGGATAAACAATGAATAAACAACGTGAAAGCAACTAGGATAGATGTTGTCTGTCCTATCCATAAACACCACAGAAACAACTGTGATATATCATTTCTGTACAGtttaataacattgaacacattgaTATAACTTTATAAAAGTGATTTTCACTACACGTCTCCAGCTTTACTTCCATTACCGTCTATTTAAATGTAGCAGATGTCAATAAGTTACTTCGCGGAATTTACATATTAACAGATTGACACTTATTTGATTGTGTGCACCCATTGAGATAGAGGGTGACGCTATTTAAGTACCGCAGGAATATTAGGAAGAGATTCTCCGAACCGCCACGGTACAGGTTCGCAGATTTGGATTTCATTATAGTTCGAATGTTAATTTATATTTGACATGTATTGTTGCGATCACCAAAGTCTGTTACACGCATTATACAAAAGTAACCTATTTCTTGAAGGAAATGTGCGAAACGTTATATTTTCACATTTTGAGGAGAAACTATAAACCCGTTAGACATGTCCACCAGAATTTCGGCAAAGTTGAATGTCAACGTTGCTGAACCCAGTTAACCAAGCAGTTTACTTTCACATCTGCACAATTATTCTCGCGCGTTGAAGATTTCTGCAAATTATTTAACAAACCGCATTTTAGTTCGGGGGCACTTGAACTCTACGTCAATCCTTATATACATGGCTACTTCAAAATCCCGAAAAAAGTGCCAATAATTCGCATTGGGAAACACGCGATAATTATTGGGCGAGAATGAAAAATTGGAGAGTCGCCTCACATTTTCGAGAACATTAAAGTTCTTGAAGTGCTGCCTAAATAATTTGGTAAATTGTGAACTGTAAACACACATAAAGCTTGGAATCACAGGTACGCGATTTCTACTCTAATATTGAGTGTGTATTGAACGGGCAAGTCTTGCTCGGGTCCTGAATAATTTGAAATGGCTTTGAGATAGAAATATGGCTCTCATCTGCGAAAACAATGACatcaattatttttgttattcaacTAAAATGTAAAGGGATTCAGAGTGAAACACTTGTTTAAATATCAAACAAAAACACCGTGGAACTAATTATTCCCTGGCATCCCTGCACGGTGCGGTCGGATATCAATGCGTAAAAAGGATAGAAACTAGCTACAGTCCCAAATAATTTAATTCGCCCAAAGTAGTTAAAGTCTATGAGTTCATTCGCCCGCTCAGGTTTACTGGGCGCCGAGTTGAGAAATTTATTTTTAGCTCCATTTTCCAGTTATTTCACTGAGCTATGACTAAGTGAACTCGGAGCGTGAGCGTCTGTAAAACAGGAATCAATACACTGCACCAACTACATCGACATAAACCTGTCAAAATTAAGTATAatgtgaagataggcacaaaacgctggagtaacttagcgaatctctgcagaaaaggaataggttacgtttcgggtcgagacccttcttcagactgggagtcaggggaaagggacgcGAGATATATACAcggtgtagagagataaagaaaaatgatagagagataaagaaaaagttacgatgataaaggaaatagaccATGGTTTACTGTGGGCTCGGTGAAAACGAGTATCAAAGCCCTGTCACACGGTACGAGTacatttcaagagctctcccgagtttaaaaaaaaaaatcaaactcgtggtaagcacggagaatgaacgtagcgagtacgtcggagttacttgaagttagagaaatcaagtcaTGCCGCTGTATTGTAAGctggccaagtgaaatatgagctgctgttcctccaatttgcgtgaaTTACGACGTTAATTCAACAAACATTTCATTTACATTTACAAAATAATCCAGGGCGCCGTCCAAAGAATATATTTCACTTACCACCAATACCCAGCCTCGTTCCTTTACCGAAATGAACACCACTATCCCATTTTGCACAGTAATAGTCCGCAGCATCATCCGCTTGAACGTTAGATATTGCGAATGTCGCAGTGTTGCCTGACATTGAGACGGAGAAACGGTCTGGAATGTTCGTGCCTTTATCAATGCTGCCGGAATAATAGTAGAATAAATACTTTGGAGTTTTGCCAGGGATCTGTTGGTACCAGGAGACATAGTTACCGCCTGAACTGGAGCCCGATATGGTGCAGGTTATTTCTATGTTCTGTCCCGTAGAGGTGGACATCGAAGGCTGTTGACTTATTGTCATTGCCGCGTTTACATCTGAGAAAAGATCAAGATcagaaaaatataaaatcattGAGAtagttgaagtgtgggagaagatGCCAATGTAATGGTGCACGGAAATAAATCTATTGCCCGGGGAAGTATAATACTCACAAACTGCGCATAACAGCAGAGCGCCAACCACACTGATCCAGCAAGACATTTTAATTAAGCGACTGCACTCAGACAGGGCGTCAGTTTCCTGATTAAGTGGCGTCTAAATTTGCTCTAGGGCTCGCTTTATAAATGGAATGACGAGTTGGCACCGTGTGTTTATCTTTGCAAACCAATCAAACCAGAATGTTCGCCGAAGCCAATCAGAAATTGCCAGATCCTTCCTTCGTCGAAATATTCCGCCACTGTGAAGCATGGGGGTCTTATTTTCGTCATTTGTATTTCTAAATAGCTTGATGCGTTCTCATACATGCAGTGGAATAAAAGGGATTTGCGCACTAGCCCCTTCCCGATAATGAACAATCTATTATTTTCTGTATGATCTTTATGCAAAAATATAATGAAGAAATTATCTGAGAGTTTTCAATATTATATTTTGTAACTGTTTGGACACGTAAGCGAAACGGTCCAAATAAAACCATATCTCTGAATATAACGTGATGGCAGCCACCCTCCTCTGCCCCGTTTTTATTCAGTGTCATCTTAAATCGATATATTTTCGGAATTTTCGAAATGATAATTCCCACAGACAATCATCCTTCTTGTGTGAGAATGTTAACTAAGATTAACACTAACAAATGTTAGTGCCGTTGCAGCTTTAGGAAGCAATTCAGACTACGTGGTACGTATGTTGCTTGGAAGAGCTGCCTGTTTTCACTCCAATACTGTAATGCGCAGTGGACCCTTGCCCAAAGAAGGGCACCTGCATTTAGAAAAACAGAGGTGTTGCATCTGACTTTAATGAAGTTTGAAATTGGTGATATGTTTGACAACATGTTGATATACTACATACGTATCATTGATAAATAATTTCATCTACAGTTGATGCAGTGTTTGTATATTCCACACAGCACCAGTGGACGATGAGCATCAGCAATAAGAAGCAACGTCTGCAAGAGCAGCACGAATGGATCGTGATAGTCGTTGTGTCATCTGCGCGCCATCCCCGACATTTTGAACGACATTTTCCTTCCATTTGATTAACAACAAAAGTTCCAAACTTAACATCTAGAAATTGTTCGGGATACTTGTTTTTTCGAAATTAAACTCCAATAACCGGAGTTAGATCTTGGGTGCGCGCGCCACTATTTTTTCCATCCGGGGAGAGCAGACGAagaacacacagtcacacactgcTGCCGTCACACAGGTGGCCACAGGCAAAGAAGCCGGGACAATGTTAATGGTTGTTCAGACATTAATATCAATCGAAGGCATTGATTTACACCCGACAATATCACTGTTCTGAATATCCTTTAACATCTCTGAATACTCCTTAATATAAATGACGACCTGGCAACTAACGTGAATGCATGGATCATAAATTCCCGTTAAACCAGATTAATTTAGCAGCCGTCATTATTGCTCGGCCAACCATTAACATAAACGTCCATTCTTTCCAGCACGGCTGGGACGGGAACACAATGTGTACCATCTACAGAATCAGTTGCAATAGCGCGCGTAAACCACTCTAAACGTATGCATGTCACTACGACAGGCATGTTTATCACATGTTTATTGGCAGAATCCCCTCCAAGAGTCTCTCTGGTGCACAATATCCAGGGTTGTAAATATCT is from Leucoraja erinacea ecotype New England chromosome 25, Leri_hhj_1, whole genome shotgun sequence and encodes:
- the LOC129709065 gene encoding immunoglobulin lambda-1 light chain-like — translated: MSCWISVVGALLLCAVYVNAAMTISQQPSMSTSTGQNIEITCTISGSSSGGNYVSWYQQIPGKTPKYLFYYYSGSIDKGTNIPDRFSVSMSGNTATFAISNVQADDAADYYCAKWDSGVHFGKGTRLGIGDPRAPIVTVLPPSADEVTSKGTATLVCLVNGFNPGSVAVEWTVDGSARNSGVETSPIQQDKDNTFSLSSYLTLTASDWNLHDLYSCVVTHQAQANPLKTNIERSSCI